The proteins below come from a single Salinilacihabitans rarus genomic window:
- a CDS encoding proteasome assembly chaperone family protein, whose product MDELEIDAVAEVELDDPVLVEGLPGVGHVGKLAADHVLEECEAESTLVRRVYSREFPPQVTVEDGVADLTCAEVHAVENATPDGRDLLVLIGDHQAQSNAGHYVLADAFLDVAAEFGASEVYALGGIPTGELIDEYAVLGAVSDESMIDPLEEVGVEFREDEPAGGIVGVSGLLLGLGDRRGFQVSCLMGETSGYLVDPKSARAVLEVLEELLGLELDYGSLDDRADEMEDVIGKIQEMEQQRSMDVPSDDDLRYIG is encoded by the coding sequence ATGGACGAACTCGAGATCGACGCGGTCGCGGAGGTCGAACTCGACGACCCCGTTCTCGTCGAGGGCCTGCCCGGAGTCGGGCACGTCGGGAAACTCGCCGCCGACCACGTCCTCGAGGAGTGTGAGGCCGAGAGCACGCTCGTTCGGCGCGTCTACTCCCGCGAGTTCCCCCCGCAGGTGACCGTCGAGGACGGCGTCGCAGACCTCACCTGCGCCGAGGTGCACGCGGTCGAGAACGCGACCCCCGACGGGCGGGACCTGCTCGTGTTGATCGGCGACCACCAGGCCCAGTCGAACGCCGGCCACTACGTGCTGGCCGACGCCTTCCTCGACGTCGCCGCCGAGTTCGGCGCGAGCGAGGTGTACGCCCTCGGCGGCATCCCGACGGGCGAACTGATCGACGAGTACGCCGTCCTCGGGGCGGTCAGCGACGAGTCGATGATCGACCCGCTGGAGGAGGTCGGCGTCGAGTTCCGCGAGGACGAACCCGCCGGCGGCATCGTCGGCGTCTCCGGGCTCCTGCTCGGTCTCGGCGACCGCCGGGGGTTCCAGGTGAGCTGCCTGATGGGCGAGACCAGCGGCTACCTCGTCGACCCGAAGAGCGCCCGGGCGGTACTCGAAGTGCTCGAAGAACTGCTCGGCCTCGAACTCGACTACGGCTCGCTCGACGACCGCGCCGACGAGATGGAGGACGTCATCGGCAAGATCCAGGAGATGGAACAGCAGCGGTCGATGGACGTCCCGAGCGACGACGACCTGCGGTACATCGGCTGA
- a CDS encoding RNA-protein complex protein Nop10, with amino-acid sequence MKSDIRVCSAWREAHDRPVYTLSDTCPDCGADAENSAPAPFDPADPHGEYRRALKRRLR; translated from the coding sequence ATGAAGTCGGACATCCGGGTCTGTTCGGCGTGGCGCGAGGCCCACGACCGCCCGGTGTACACCCTTTCTGACACCTGTCCGGACTGCGGCGCCGACGCCGAGAACAGCGCGCCGGCCCCGTTCGATCCGGCCGACCCCCACGGCGAGTACCGACGCGCTCTTAAGCGTCGCCTTCGCTGA